In Rhizoctonia solani chromosome 6, complete sequence, the sequence ccgttgagtagtggtagtggtggaagtggccacggtggccggggacttggcagggagCTTCTTAGGACGGTTTTCCTCGTTTTCCCGacgagtgttgtcaattttgaccgaGGCGGCGAATATGGCCTCTAGGTCGTCGTTGggaatattgtccttggtggacaagaGTTCCTTCActttccagtgaagaccgcgcgtgaactgggcaatgtacgcctcagtgttccagtcaagttctgccattaggttgcggaattcggtgacgtactcagacgtggttgtggtctgagttaatgcggcaatcttcctggcagcCGCCCTCTTTGCATCTGGATCGGCgaaggcttccttgaatttggccgttaaggccgggatggtagtggggggatttcccttgcccttgataatagtcccaatgatggggagagcccagtcggcagctttatctgtcatgtggtatagaatccacacaaccatttgttcctcTTCATCGAATTGATCTCGATGAAGTGCGACCCATAGTAGCATACGGtccagccactgggttgccttttGTCCCCTAGagtctcccttgtatggatctgggagctccattttgggccgctttacgctggaccctgagttgaagggggtgagggaacTTAGGCTCCGAGGCGTTCCGCAAGGCTCCTTTTTTGGGATTCTCCTgggttcttcttcctcttctgagtcaTAACCCGTTCCTCTAGAGGGGCGgaacggggccttgagtccaggcctaaccgtgcctggagtgtggacttcccctcctgtgtgtgtaggaggggtgataggcccagtcgatgggccaggcttggtttggggggctccttgatctttatccccaaggaggtccgctgtttccttgcatatggccctgaGCTTGGTGATTTGCTGGCTTTGGGCACGGACTTGGTCCTGCagggacccgactgtggctgtgagggttgtgatagccttgaggagagcggtaaGGGACggttctggttccatcctgggcaagtctcgcggagcgggagatgtgctgcaagaggccggttgggagtgggatggaatggaacgtcgagAGGAGCGAGAGGAAGGCCAAGAGTAGGGGTGTGGGGCTCCAGAGCGGGTGGAGGGAATGGTGGAAACGGTGTGGGGGTgatagtgcctatatcaggacttatgagcggtttttctgtagtatactggcgctaaacccttgcgtctagtacctagcgttggactgtccctacgacaaatcagcagacctggcggtcgtgatatgggcgggttttcagcaagcgggtatttcagcggtctagggtcgctgactactgagttccggcaaaactcggggtatgcgggggattagagcccgtctgccttatagcaatttggtactaccagggaccgacgtctgtttgattattaaagacgaaaggcgagtccgatctggttttttcccttgtgctagtacagggggtcttctccttgttgatcaagcctacacgaagtcgattttacaatgtcgtgacccaactgtaaggttggtcacacgctagtgggtgggcgcttgtggccgtactactacagacactgcttatgtaactacttaactaggctatactactaccgcttaaggcggtctactgcttctatactactgcgagggggccttaggcctgggaggtgtggtgagtaaggtaaAGGGGTTACTACTGGTGActaagggggccggctacttagctggctggatatcctcctcaatgaatttgagacgaggtaaaatcgacttggtgttcccaagtgatttccctgctgtatatagacaaagcgcactatctacatggtctgtgcgcgtgagagaaagaagtaactaagacaaatgagaagcgtgctgcgggctgcgcagaagcgtggatttctcctaagcgcccttggcacggcatctcggcgcggcatctcggcataataagcgccgagatcacgtgatcgaaaaacatgagatatcaagtccgtaaaaaatactaaaattaatagaaaattcgtccgattctgatggtatatgtaaggaggttgtaacacctCCATTGTATCGGACAATACTGCAACAACCAAGAAGGCGCAACAAGAAGCTTTGGGAAAGTACTTATGGATCCTCAACCTGGCCAACCCAATTCACAAGTTCAACTTGTGCATCCAGGACATCTGTCAAGACCCTATCTGGCAGGAGGTGAGTGTCTTGATGATCATTTTGTTCCATCATTCTTATTTTTTTCACTTTATAGTCACTCAAGCAACTACAAAAGTTGCTCACTCATTTTAAAATGTCAAACTATGCCACTGGTTGACTGAATAATGCTTGTAAGCTTGAAGGAGTTCTACAAAGTCTTCAAAGCATTGGGAATATGCAATTTGCAACAATATACTATGCTGCAACATCTGTACTTGACAACCTCCCTGCACTCTACAGGATATACTGAACTAAAGAGATTGACACTAAGGGGACACCACTACCTAGTGTACGTATATATTTATTCACAATCATTCTTACAGCTCAACCATATTTGACCTTTAGATTGTTGCTGAAGCACTTGATGAGACAACTGTCACGGCACTCAAGTTCCGACAAGATCTGAAGGAACTTGTCAATATCCTAGAGCCCTTTGCTTGTGCCCTACTATGCCTTGAATCAACCCGTAGTAGCCTATCAGACGTTTACTTCTTTTGGCTGGGAGCGCTTGCAGCATTGGATCATCACTTTAAGTCCCAAAACTGTCTTCTTCTGCCGCAGGATTGGGGCCGTCTCCGCTGCATTGCATTGAAGCGTTTCAACAAGGCAATCAATGATGCACCAACTGATGGGTATGTGACGGCGTTCTTCTTAGACCCACGTAAGCATCATATACGCAATATACATGTGTTATTATCCAGCTAATTTTTGTGGTAGGTTATCATGATGTTGCTATTTATGCTTCCTCAAACGCCTGCTCCTGTCAGGCCACTGTTCCGCCCCCGGTTGATTGTCCTCAAACCTCTAATCCACAGCAACTAAACAAGTGCATCCTCAATTGTGTTCAAAAGCAGTTATTTGCTATGCTAAAAGCGGAACTGGAGGCTGCCAAGGACATCCCCCATCACCCACTTCATGCGTATAGCCAAGACGCGCTAGTTGCAAAGGAACAACTGCATGAACAACTTGATTGCTATTACTGGGCTGATCAACGATTTCTTTCACAATATCTTACGCCCAATCAATCCGCTCTCCAATACTGGCGCTCACAAAAGCAGTTTGAACATATGTTTATACTTGCAGTACGTCTTGCTATGTACCCCAATCCATGTATTATCTGACATTTCTCTAGCATTTGGCAGAGAAGCTTTTTTCCATCTTACCAAACTCAATGTGCAATAAATGCGCTGGGTCTAGATTGACCTATCTTTATTCTAAACTGCAAACGCGCCTGGATGCAAACAGCATGATTGAACAGATTCAGTTCATGCAATGGGAGTCTCTGGTGGGTTTTCCTGTTCTCTTTTTTTCCTTACACTAACATACACATCCTACAGGTGAATGGTTTGTTTTCAAAGAGACAGGAGAAGAAGCTTCCTGTCCTTTTTTGATTTTCTGATCTTCCTAGCAACTTCCAGCCCAATTGTCAGGCTGACAAAGATGCTAGCAAAATTGCACCCGCACTCAAGGACAAGTGTGGAGATGAATGGCTTGATTGCAGCGGAGCTGCGGCCCCCATTGCTGATACCAGCAATAACAAAGAAGACACAAAATTTGAGGATATTATTGATCTGACTTTGCAAGAGCTACTTGCCCTTTTTTCTAGCTACAACTCATCAATGCACGCCGCTGATTCTGAGTCTCACTTGCCGCACAGTACAAAAAGCTTGGAAGGTGTTAGCAAGGAATCCAAAGGCCCGCAGCGTGCAATTTGGAGGGCAAGAGATATAAATTGGGACTAAACTATGTATTTACATGTATTATTTTTATAAACAGATTGTATGCGCCTTAGATTACGCAAGCCAGGCTCTCCCCAGTTACTGACTTGGTTAGTATTATTACATAAACACTAGCACTAACTGTGGCGCCGTCAGTAACATTAGTAAGCAAACCTAGCCGCACCCTAACTAACGCATGTACCCAATCACTTTAATAATTAAAGGGCGTAGCTATGCCCCAATGCAAGACTCCATGACCGCATTATGATTATATTTTGTGTTATATGACGCTTAGAACGGATGCGGAATTTCAATGGGAGCAATGTATTGCACGTGACATCTCGGATATTCTGCAGATGATTGAGGCAAGGACTTGGCTATCAAATTGGTCAAGGGAAGAATTTGAATCAGGTGCTCAGTCCAAATAATGTTGCAAAAAAGAGTAGCATAGACATTGGGACAGCTGGGTACTTGAATGACCCTGGTTTTATTTACCCAGCTTGACACCCACACCTATGGGTACCCTATCATTGGCAATTTACGCATGGACAATGAGCTTGCAATTCTCCTTGCTGGATTATCTCTCAGGTCTCCATTGAACTCAAGTCAGCACATGGTGGATAAATGGAACCTCCCCAAGGGTCAGTCCCTCGATGTTCGCTCACCTGCAGACCAGAAGGCCATGGCTAGGCTATCCAACAGGATGCAAGGATTGTATGTTGGGTTAGTGTATAGGTAAGCAAATACTGGCCATCACACCACAGGTCAGATTTATGAGAACACATAATGCCAGAGACAAAACGCTTGATTACTCTGAAAAATACATTGGAGCTGGTGAGTCCAAAATACTCAATAAGTATAAACAAGAccctgtcctagacgtctgtaaggacgttgaggaggagggcgcttgcggccggatgtatctaagtagaggaccgcgtaaggcggcggcaagctatcctacggcaacaaccagctatactacaatgtccaaggccgtaagggcgatgaccagctatgtaactacagcaagaaagccgcttaaggcggtgtggactaagtaactaagtggattactgggcttaaggccctcgtacagcaatggggatgcgacaagaggtaatcgacctgggtgttaccatggtcggttggcctccttatatattctacaagctagctaattacaaatacatattatccaatactgtatcaaataagaaccctgctccgcagttggccttactcatacatacgtgtcactgacgtgttatgatgatgtcataggtggaggtggctacgtgtgcttaGTAAGTGTGgagggggacgtggcttggcgcttagcgtatgagataagcgccgatgtcacgtgattgaaaaagtcgtccgtttgccttcgtttaaattcgagaaattgggaataatttccctggtatcgagtgtgtctacgacactgccccccctctaagggccttggcagcgccgagggccttcttcctcatgtcctccttgtattttttcaaaattttcccGGCGTTTTTCAGGTTCTCCCGGGGTTCCCACGTATTTTCTTCCGAgccgtatcctttccatttgactcggaaaaaccatttcccttccctttcttccgCGTCCGTGATTCCTTctacctcgtattcttcttctccatctaTGGTGACTGGTGGAGGGCAAGTTTCGAAGTTACGCTTCTTGTCTCTCTTGACCTTGGACAgtagtcctacatagaagacatcgtggattctcattgttgGCGGGAGTTCCAGACGGTATGCTTGatcggagattttctcagtTACCTTGAAGGGTCCCAGCCGTTGTTCggttagcttgggactcagggtttTCAGCTttac encodes:
- a CDS encoding Retrotransposon-derived protein PEG10, translated to MEPEPSLTALLKAITTLTATVGSLQDQVRAQSQQITKLRAICKETADLLGDKDQGAPQTKPGPSTGPITPPTHTGGEVHTPGTVRPGLKAPFRPSRGTGYDSEEEEEPRRIPKKEPCGTPRSLSSLTPFNSGSSVKRPKMELPDPYKGDSRGQKATQWLDRMLLWVALHRDQFDEEEQMVVWILYHMTDKAADWALPIIGTIIKGKGNPPTTIPALTAKFKEAFADPDAKRAAARKIAALTQTTTTSEYVTEFRNLMAELDWNTEAYIAQFTRGLHWKVKELLSTKDNIPNDDLEAIFAASVKIDNTRRENEENRPKKLPAKSPATVATSTTTTTQRVRLSEDPNYVTPEERDCRRASGLCVKCGQKGHGIKQCPNGWKATIKETAKIGEVVESEKE